Proteins encoded together in one Acidobacteriota bacterium window:
- a CDS encoding cation diffusion facilitator family transporter, with the protein MHEPDTIRTRVSRGIRATIQTVVVSTLLAIVKIASGWIGNSYALIADGIESLLDIISSLVVWGGLQIAGLPADRNHPYGHGKAEALAAIVVALGLVAAAVGLAVQSVREILTPHHTPAPFTLAVLICVVATKAVLYRRMARIGRETSSSALTADAWHHRSDALTSAAAFIGISVALLGGDGYESADDWAALVACGIIAWNGGRLLLRPIGEVMDAAGPESLHSAVCELAGSVPGVIAIEKCLTRKSGPGWLVDLHVEVDGRLPVIEGHAIGHRVRETLCNSSLGILDVLVHLEPARVPASD; encoded by the coding sequence ATGCACGAACCGGACACGATCAGGACAAGAGTCTCCAGGGGAATCAGGGCCACGATCCAGACTGTGGTCGTGAGCACACTTCTGGCGATCGTTAAGATCGCTTCGGGTTGGATCGGTAATTCCTATGCTCTGATTGCCGACGGGATCGAGTCTCTGCTCGACATCATCAGTTCCCTAGTGGTGTGGGGCGGCCTTCAAATCGCGGGGCTCCCGGCGGATCGGAATCACCCCTACGGACACGGCAAGGCGGAGGCTCTGGCGGCGATTGTGGTCGCTCTGGGACTTGTGGCGGCGGCCGTCGGCCTAGCGGTGCAGAGCGTTCGCGAGATCCTCACGCCGCACCATACGCCCGCTCCATTCACACTCGCGGTGCTAATCTGCGTCGTGGCAACCAAGGCGGTGTTGTACCGGCGCATGGCCCGAATCGGACGCGAAACGTCGAGTTCTGCTCTGACCGCAGATGCATGGCACCACAGGTCGGACGCACTGACATCGGCCGCCGCGTTCATCGGCATTTCCGTGGCACTGCTGGGCGGAGATGGTTACGAATCTGCCGACGATTGGGCGGCTCTCGTCGCCTGCGGGATCATTGCATGGAACGGTGGCCGCTTGCTGTTGCGCCCGATCGGAGAAGTGATGGACGCCGCGGGGCCGGAGTCGCTTCACTCGGCGGTATGTGAGTTGGCAGGGAGTGTCCCCGGAGTCATCGCCATCGAAAAGTGTCTTACCCGCAAGAGCGGACCTGGCTGGCTAGTCGATCTTCATGTGGAGGTGGATGGCCGACTGCCCGTCATCGAAGGTCATGCCATCGGACATCGCGTTCGGGAGACGCTCTGCAATTCCTCACTCGGGATCCTTGACGTACTGGTGCACTTGGAACCGGCGCGAGTTCCCGCGAGCGACTGA
- a CDS encoding PKD domain-containing protein: MTRFSRLLGICLWVVVGTIHAAPPAPQQQTDSWCPSGRDMDSFLEAQAKRAPTGTASGRSHHLPSPMVSFQDGVLLIEDSGVILLNDRVFDLPLPMQSIEFVPSGDGYAVSFIPPAYEPVTGQAVWTGQSGWRAEQISLGVFAFPFGGVDRTTFWMTTSNMISFEAPTQPVKVGLCTEGCFFAEGNVLLDRLPRISPLEHGSFLYGRNAYIQGDATHAVITWQYDNPANLDVQVVLFPDGRIRLNYNAVSGIEHGAPVVVTGNDAFWSDLRLGGSVVDPAGDLPIPPPEDTAMDFLGATVRQVGTSELLQVEIELAGPPPSTTAPERFFYQVELRDHAAAAPLDTILLQWQRGQFYYVTEQVKLEGNTLRMNLRLWNLPLTGNDIHLTFTTFRGDTPFEDGDSMELTATFAPPDGRMMLDLTADLPTTVGDRPIYEAFTLPALQPGEVLAAVAPLFEDPSVIEAFPALQNLQTDLFFFGGGYHAGGNNGADGIGYGSSAEPRSPGLLHLNQLAVHGDEIASMQVLNHELAHRWLYQFSIDEGAGPVRVLDPADSHPAGWVHTPAVRAVYKPADYSVMGGSFWKDNNDGTFSSPTVIKGGGNGFSSHELYIMGLIPPESTEDWWYIRDSNPPLPDRYWAPNDTLVSGVRVPVTVDQIIAAEGPRVPAYPDAIQDFLAPMVLIVRPGEFSTDNIDTVNDMCDTWQTRFGEATDFQGSLRCRFHPPVASIVSPAPNPTVSAGDTVQFSGSSSDADGDSVELRWSFPGAAPDVTGDGPHPVVFSSTGTYTARVTAVDQTGMFAENDDSLQVTVTCPTTPPVDVVENLTLSVEGTELRFTWTDLITPPTDYVVLSSETADGIVLPEGAATGGTPGLLLPTPTGTAYYQVAAREDPGCLGPY; this comes from the coding sequence ATGACGCGATTCTCGAGACTTCTCGGTATCTGCCTCTGGGTGGTCGTCGGCACGATCCACGCGGCTCCGCCCGCGCCCCAACAACAAACAGATTCCTGGTGCCCGAGCGGAAGAGACATGGACTCCTTCCTCGAGGCGCAGGCCAAACGAGCTCCGACCGGGACCGCGTCCGGACGCTCGCACCATCTCCCGTCACCGATGGTGAGCTTTCAGGACGGCGTGCTGCTGATCGAAGACTCCGGAGTCATCCTGCTCAACGACCGGGTCTTCGACCTGCCCCTGCCCATGCAATCGATCGAGTTCGTCCCGTCGGGGGACGGCTACGCCGTCTCGTTCATCCCGCCGGCGTACGAACCGGTGACGGGCCAGGCCGTGTGGACGGGCCAGTCGGGCTGGCGTGCAGAGCAGATCTCGCTCGGCGTCTTCGCGTTTCCATTCGGTGGTGTGGACCGCACGACTTTCTGGATGACAACCTCCAACATGATCTCCTTCGAGGCACCGACCCAGCCGGTCAAGGTCGGGCTGTGCACGGAAGGCTGCTTCTTCGCCGAGGGCAACGTCCTGCTGGACCGGTTGCCGCGCATCTCCCCGCTCGAGCACGGCTCGTTCCTCTACGGTCGCAACGCATACATCCAGGGGGACGCAACCCACGCCGTGATCACCTGGCAGTACGACAATCCGGCGAACCTCGACGTCCAGGTGGTGCTCTTTCCCGACGGACGCATCCGGCTGAACTACAACGCCGTCTCCGGGATCGAACACGGCGCGCCGGTCGTGGTGACGGGCAACGACGCGTTCTGGAGTGACCTGCGGCTCGGCGGTAGCGTGGTGGACCCGGCGGGCGACCTGCCCATCCCGCCGCCGGAGGATACCGCGATGGATTTCCTCGGTGCAACGGTCCGACAGGTCGGCACCTCGGAGTTGCTGCAGGTCGAGATCGAACTGGCCGGACCGCCACCCTCGACCACAGCGCCGGAGCGCTTCTTCTACCAGGTCGAACTGAGGGACCACGCGGCGGCTGCCCCCCTCGACACGATCCTGCTGCAGTGGCAACGGGGCCAGTTCTATTACGTGACGGAGCAGGTGAAACTCGAGGGCAACACGCTACGGATGAACCTGCGTCTGTGGAACCTACCGTTGACCGGCAACGACATTCATCTGACGTTCACCACGTTCCGCGGAGACACGCCGTTCGAGGACGGCGACTCGATGGAGCTGACGGCCACGTTCGCCCCACCCGACGGTCGTATGATGCTCGATCTCACCGCGGATCTTCCCACCACCGTCGGCGACCGGCCGATCTACGAGGCCTTCACACTTCCCGCGCTGCAGCCCGGTGAGGTGCTTGCCGCCGTCGCCCCGCTGTTTGAGGACCCCTCCGTGATCGAGGCCTTCCCCGCCTTGCAAAACCTGCAGACGGACCTGTTCTTCTTCGGTGGCGGATATCACGCCGGGGGTAACAACGGAGCCGACGGGATCGGTTACGGATCGAGTGCGGAACCTCGCTCGCCGGGCCTGCTGCATCTGAACCAGTTGGCGGTGCACGGCGACGAGATCGCCAGCATGCAGGTGCTCAACCACGAGTTGGCGCATCGTTGGCTCTACCAGTTTTCCATCGACGAGGGCGCCGGACCCGTGCGAGTTCTGGACCCGGCGGACAGTCACCCCGCCGGCTGGGTTCACACGCCGGCGGTGCGCGCGGTCTACAAGCCCGCCGACTACTCGGTGATGGGAGGATCCTTCTGGAAGGACAACAACGACGGGACGTTCAGCTCCCCCACCGTGATCAAGGGTGGCGGAAACGGATTCTCGTCACACGAGTTGTACATCATGGGGCTCATCCCGCCGGAGAGTACCGAGGACTGGTGGTACATCCGCGATTCGAATCCGCCGTTGCCGGACCGCTACTGGGCGCCCAACGACACCCTCGTCAGCGGCGTGCGGGTGCCGGTGACCGTCGATCAGATCATCGCCGCCGAGGGCCCCCGCGTGCCGGCCTACCCCGACGCGATTCAGGACTTTCTCGCGCCGATGGTGCTGATCGTGCGCCCTGGCGAGTTCTCGACCGACAACATCGATACCGTGAACGACATGTGCGACACCTGGCAGACGCGGTTCGGCGAGGCGACCGACTTTCAGGGTAGCCTGCGCTGCCGCTTCCACCCCCCGGTCGCATCGATCGTCTCGCCGGCGCCCAATCCGACCGTGTCGGCGGGAGATACGGTCCAGTTCAGCGGCAGTTCGTCTGACGCGGACGGCGATTCGGTGGAGCTGCGCTGGAGCTTTCCTGGAGCCGCGCCGGATGTCACGGGTGACGGCCCGCACCCGGTCGTCTTCAGTTCCACCGGCACCTACACCGCCAGAGTCACGGCGGTGGACCAGACCGGGATGTTTGCGGAGAACGACGACTCGCTCCAGGTCACGGTGACCTGCCCCACCACACCTCCGGTTGACGTCGTGGAGAATCTGACGTTGAGCGTTGAGGGAACGGAGTTGCGTTTTACCTGGACGGACCTGATCACGCCACCCACCGACTACGTCGTTCTCAGCAGCGAGACGGCGGATGGGATCGTTCTACCTGAAGGCGCAGCGACCGGCGGCACACCGGGGTTGTTGCTTCCGACACCGACCGGCACAGCCTACTATCAGGTTGCCGCGCGGGAGGATCCCG
- a CDS encoding diguanylate cyclase, with protein MKRLPIILVLTILCGSVVAAMIWHLSQLQSRMMESTAVRTSELYSVALEQFRTLYTAEIVEKARKHGLEVTHEFASRDDAIPLPATLSMMLGEEIGKQASGATSYLYSPYPFKIRESNLLLDEFNSKAWDFLTANPQERYYRFEQQDDGPLLKYATADVMRPQCIACHNSHPDSPKTDWKTGDVRGVLVVTLPLHAIAAQTRDDVRQTAIVYAAVGAGIAAILGLVIIRLRQQSEELSHRVRERTADLESEILRRKKTEERFRQAIEAAPAAMIMVDQEGTIAHANHEAEELFGYPAGQLVGQLVDKLVPNEKRAHHPLNRADYIGHPTARRMGGLDLLAEKKQGEIFPAEIRLNPIDTPDGIVVLCSIVDLTERKKSVDTILEQANQLQTANTLLEELATTDSLTNVANRRSLFNQLQAVLLYSRRHRRPFSILLADVDHFKKYNDDLGHPAGDRALKTIAQTLKDEARVTDFVARYGGEEFAVLLPETGHEGAILAGDKLRRAVATISGLDRDVTISIGVATPKMEQDKSFDVEVIGEQIIEQADKALYHSKESGRNRVTHFDDLE; from the coding sequence ATGAAAAGACTGCCAATCATATTGGTCCTGACAATTCTATGCGGCAGTGTCGTGGCTGCCATGATTTGGCACTTGTCTCAGCTTCAATCACGGATGATGGAGTCAACGGCAGTAAGAACGTCGGAGCTTTACTCAGTAGCGCTAGAGCAGTTCCGCACGCTATATACCGCAGAGATTGTAGAAAAGGCGAGGAAGCACGGACTCGAGGTTACGCATGAGTTTGCGTCACGCGACGATGCCATACCGCTGCCGGCGACCTTGAGTATGATGCTTGGTGAGGAAATCGGTAAGCAGGCTTCTGGTGCAACGTCGTATTTATACAGTCCCTACCCATTCAAAATCAGAGAGAGCAATCTTCTTCTTGACGAGTTTAACAGCAAGGCCTGGGACTTCCTCACCGCAAACCCGCAAGAACGGTACTATCGATTTGAACAGCAGGATGATGGCCCACTATTAAAGTATGCAACGGCTGACGTCATGCGACCTCAGTGCATAGCGTGCCACAACAGTCACCCGGATTCGCCGAAAACAGACTGGAAAACGGGGGATGTCCGTGGGGTGCTTGTGGTCACTTTGCCACTGCACGCTATCGCTGCCCAAACCAGGGATGACGTAAGACAAACCGCAATTGTCTATGCCGCCGTTGGTGCTGGAATCGCCGCTATCCTTGGCCTGGTGATCATCAGGCTACGCCAGCAGTCTGAAGAACTGTCGCATAGAGTTAGGGAGCGAACGGCAGATCTGGAATCTGAAATACTCCGACGCAAGAAAACGGAGGAGCGCTTCCGTCAGGCGATCGAGGCTGCCCCGGCGGCAATGATCATGGTTGATCAAGAGGGGACCATCGCGCACGCCAATCATGAGGCCGAAGAATTATTCGGTTATCCAGCCGGACAACTTGTTGGCCAACTAGTCGACAAACTGGTACCCAACGAGAAGCGTGCCCACCACCCGTTGAATCGCGCAGATTATATTGGCCATCCCACCGCCCGTCGGATGGGCGGGCTCGATCTTCTTGCTGAGAAGAAACAGGGAGAGATATTCCCGGCAGAAATACGCCTTAACCCGATCGATACCCCCGATGGAATAGTCGTGCTTTGCTCTATTGTTGACTTGACTGAACGCAAGAAATCCGTAGACACGATATTGGAACAAGCGAATCAGCTGCAAACGGCAAATACTCTTCTAGAGGAGTTGGCTACGACCGATAGCTTAACCAACGTAGCCAACCGGCGCAGTTTGTTTAATCAATTACAAGCAGTATTGCTGTACTCCCGAAGACATCGTCGCCCCTTCTCGATCTTGCTGGCGGACGTTGATCATTTCAAGAAATACAATGATGATCTGGGACATCCCGCTGGTGACAGGGCGCTGAAAACAATCGCGCAAACATTGAAAGATGAGGCCCGTGTTACCGATTTCGTTGCACGTTACGGCGGTGAAGAGTTTGCTGTGTTGCTTCCAGAGACAGGTCACGAGGGGGCGATCTTGGCAGGGGACAAGCTTAGAAGAGCTGTCGCGACTATTTCCGGATTGGATCGCGACGTTACGATCAGCATCGGTGTCGCCACACCGAAGATGGAACAAGACAAGTCCTTCGATGTGGAAGTGATTGGGGAGCAAATCATAGAACAAGCTGATAAGGCCCTTTATCATTCAAAGGAGAGCGGTAGAAACAGAGTCACCCACTTCGATGACTTGGAATAA